Proteins encoded by one window of Blautia luti:
- a CDS encoding response regulator transcription factor, whose translation MNRILIIDDDRELCALIKRSVQTENIAADFCNTGKEGLQKLKEQEYQLVILDVMMPGMDGFETLEEIRKEHSLPILMFTSKNDSISKVRGLRAGADDYLTKPFDMDELIARIVSLIRRYTRFNQQAGTMQKLNFDGLQIDLENRSVTTGNGTFELPPKEFDLLLYCVKNQGRILTKQQIYEEVWGEEYFYDDSNIMAIISRLRKKLEVNPSSPKYIQTVKGIGYRFNKEV comes from the coding sequence ATGAATAGAATTTTGATTATAGATGATGACAGAGAACTGTGTGCCTTAATTAAGCGCAGCGTACAAACGGAAAATATAGCAGCCGATTTTTGTAATACCGGAAAAGAGGGCTTGCAGAAATTAAAAGAGCAGGAATATCAGCTTGTAATACTGGATGTGATGATGCCCGGTATGGATGGGTTTGAAACACTGGAAGAAATCCGCAAAGAGCATAGTTTGCCAATTTTAATGTTCACATCCAAAAATGACAGCATTTCTAAGGTGCGGGGGTTACGGGCCGGAGCGGACGATTATCTGACAAAGCCGTTTGATATGGATGAGCTGATTGCCCGTATTGTGTCCCTCATTCGCCGTTACACTCGCTTTAATCAGCAAGCCGGAACGATGCAAAAGCTGAATTTTGATGGATTACAAATTGACCTTGAAAATCGTTCCGTTACTACGGGAAACGGCACTTTTGAACTTCCACCAAAGGAATTTGATTTGCTGCTCTATTGTGTAAAAAATCAAGGAAGGATTTTAACAAAGCAGCAGATTTATGAAGAAGTATGGGGTGAAGAATATTTCTATGATGACAGTAACATTATGGCGATTATCAGTCGACTTCGTAAAAAATTAGAAGTCAACCCCTCCAGTCCAAAGTACATCCAAACTGTCAAAGGGATCGGTTATCGCTTTAACAAGGAGGTGTAG
- a CDS encoding DNA-binding protein, producing MDYMILKEASAKWGVTPRWINYFCSGGRIPGPVKMGMVWLIPKSA from the coding sequence ATGGATTATATGATATTAAAAGAAGCTAGTGCAAAATGGGGAGTAACACCTCGTTGGATAAATTATTTTTGCTCGGGTGGACGTATTCCAGGACCTGTAAAGATGGGAATGGTTTGGCTGATACCAAAATCAGCATAA
- a CDS encoding winged helix-turn-helix domain-containing protein, with amino-acid sequence MLILTFEDSEEEILNHIISCVNTGARAFQVIENAKTNLSYGDIVILLDKRELFRKQEKIDLSFIEFEILHLLMRSPGRVFSKEQIYDIIWNEPYSGDYNVVMRHICNIREKIEDDPGHPLYIQTVRGVGYRFNGNLGSE; translated from the coding sequence ATGTTAATACTGACATTTGAAGATAGTGAGGAAGAAATCCTGAATCATATAATATCCTGTGTCAATACGGGAGCAAGAGCATTTCAAGTAATTGAAAATGCAAAAACAAATTTGAGTTATGGAGATATTGTTATTTTGTTGGATAAAAGAGAATTATTTCGAAAGCAGGAAAAAATAGATTTATCTTTTATAGAGTTTGAAATTTTGCATTTATTAATGCGAAGTCCCGGAAGAGTGTTTAGCAAAGAACAAATATATGATATCATATGGAATGAACCCTATTCTGGTGATTATAATGTGGTTATGCGACATATCTGCAACATTAGAGAAAAGATAGAAGATGATCCTGGTCATCCGTTATATATACAAACGGTGCGCGGTGTAGGATATCGGTTTAATGGGAATTTAGGCAGCGAGTGA
- a CDS encoding tyrosine-type recombinase/integrase: protein MKKILLIDDSDTYTWYLQKYLQHRGYPVKTACTLKEARAAIQEEMPLVVCCDLDLPDGSGMDFLDEVRAADKELPFILASCHDRDDYEQEAKRRGATLCMDKMKELLLQDKLVEYAYRQLSGEKAPTFHKLLFVHAEDTSAGVLRAAMLQKGFDLILVPSIGEAKRRIFEDKEIELILCDLKLPDGTAMELFHTLRRVAGMFQMKNPPVRLLPFFILTENNDLAIFYMAVQDDCLRKNPFDFQINEVINDDTVPKVPLTPTQENELLDFMQNDPVYAKYYDEVVILLETGLRIFELCALTPADLNFEKRFVNVDHQLLRSTEDGYYIEAPKTESGFRQVPMSAAAYEAFERVLKKRRDGRCIEVDGYKDFLFLNRDGLPKTAVNYDAMFKCLAKKYNKCHKEPLPDVMTPHTMRHTFCTRMANAGMNPKALQYIMGHANIVMTLNYYAHATFHSAQEEMERPQAKAKTTAEAKPEPAAESAEETKAA, encoded by the coding sequence ATGAAAAAGATACTGCTAATCGACGACAGCGACACCTATACATGGTATCTGCAAAAATACTTACAGCACCGGGGCTACCCGGTAAAAACGGCTTGTACGCTGAAAGAAGCGCGGGCCGCCATCCAAGAGGAAATGCCGCTGGTGGTCTGCTGTGATCTCGACCTGCCGGACGGTTCCGGCATGGACTTTCTGGACGAGGTACGGGCGGCAGACAAGGAGCTGCCCTTTATTCTGGCATCCTGCCATGACAGGGACGACTACGAACAGGAGGCCAAGCGTCGGGGCGCGACGCTGTGCATGGACAAAATGAAAGAACTGCTGCTGCAAGATAAGCTGGTGGAATATGCCTACCGGCAGCTATCCGGCGAAAAGGCCCCGACTTTTCACAAGCTGCTTTTTGTCCATGCAGAAGATACCAGCGCCGGAGTGCTGCGGGCGGCTATGCTGCAAAAGGGCTTTGACCTGATTCTGGTTCCCTCGATTGGGGAGGCCAAGCGCCGGATTTTTGAGGATAAGGAAATAGAACTGATCTTGTGCGATCTGAAACTGCCGGACGGCACAGCAATGGAGCTGTTTCATACGCTGCGGCGGGTGGCAGGGATGTTCCAGATGAAGAATCCCCCTGTCCGGCTTCTGCCGTTCTTTATCCTCACCGAGAACAACGACCTTGCCATCTTTTATATGGCCGTACAGGATGACTGCCTCCGCAAGAATCCCTTTGACTTCCAGATCAATGAGGTTATCAACGACGATACCGTACCAAAGGTGCCGCTTACCCCTACACAGGAAAACGAGCTTTTGGACTTCATGCAGAACGATCCCGTCTATGCCAAGTATTATGACGAGGTGGTGATCCTGCTGGAAACCGGGCTTCGTATTTTCGAACTCTGCGCCCTGACGCCCGCTGACCTGAATTTTGAGAAGCGCTTTGTGAATGTAGACCACCAGCTTTTGAGAAGCACCGAGGACGGCTACTATATCGAAGCGCCAAAAACAGAAAGCGGATTCCGTCAAGTGCCTATGAGCGCAGCCGCCTATGAAGCGTTTGAGCGCGTGTTGAAGAAGCGCAGGGACGGCAGGTGCATTGAGGTTGACGGTTATAAGGACTTCCTGTTCCTGAACCGGGACGGCCTGCCCAAAACCGCCGTCAACTATGACGCCATGTTCAAGTGCCTTGCCAAGAAGTACAACAAGTGCCACAAGGAGCCGCTGCCCGATGTGATGACGCCGCACACCATGCGGCATACATTCTGTACCAGAATGGCAAACGCGGGCATGAACCCCAAGGCATTGCAGTACATCATGGGACACGCCAACATTGTAATGACGCTGAACTATTACGCCCACGCTACTTTCCATTCCGCACAGGAGGAAATGGAACGGCCGCAAGCCAAGGCAAAAACCACCGCAGAGGCCAAGCCGGAGCCTGCGGCGGAAAGCGCCGAGGAAACCAAGGCGGCATAA
- a CDS encoding ABC transporter permease, translated as MTWPFENDTSAITKKLAKKSLQSEKRRNLMVVIAVALAAFLICFTGIVSTSLTQMQRNQVVDTYEAVWLGVEENDIETLKGLPEFERVGGYYMLGEELSEQGYHASYVYCDAQMMEITKAQMELLEGRVPEKANEVVVSEYFLSTYGNNAKIGDTVTLDTESFHGDYVVTGIMDSVNEKEANTCAIILSNAALTEWKGFDPTGYRAYVHFKNSDQLGEELMTSYCREIAEEYQLPMPKMNSKYFAYASKSFDFALMASVIAIVLIGGYIVIQSIFRISINDKIQSYGQLRTIGATPKQIKRIVKNEGRKLGSIGILIGTVLGVCGGSLLFSKGFNAVSYVATVILTLISSWIMVSVSIRKPVKIAAGISPIEAVRFTPAQKDIRSRKKNIKLNPVSMGIANFRRDRKKTVAIVASLSLGGIILLVVSSIVLLRSPEALARQFFPDGDYKIYLDSEMTEEKVMAAGNPLNEELKQEILSIDGVTDIIPSRQSLHATYKTEIHQAGGMCDMLTDQNYAAVEAALTEGTMPTDSRSIVIDYNVLKQNEDMGVGSTVEISLGEEQPSVSVTISGLYAPAKVYSGHGRMHLDGATLFAPEALFHELHPEITSFDYSWSIVNDPQKADYVGAELKNIVASHSNIALDEINTVIGYEEMTNSFAFGSMEVLSWLVFLFGVINLINTTLSNQIARKQENSILRSIGLTQKQLCKMNICEGLCYALFATFATLIVGLPASIFACRKMSVGAFAGNVVPYQFPVLEMGLFILVLFGMELILSVWTIRRQKKQSLIEQMRAME; from the coding sequence ATGACATGGCCTTTTGAGAATGATACCAGCGCCATTACAAAGAAGCTGGCAAAGAAAAGTTTGCAAAGCGAGAAGCGCCGGAATCTGATGGTGGTGATTGCCGTTGCACTGGCGGCGTTTCTAATCTGCTTTACGGGAATTGTGTCTACCTCCCTGACACAAATGCAACGCAATCAGGTTGTCGATACTTATGAGGCGGTCTGGCTGGGCGTGGAGGAAAACGACATTGAAACCCTGAAAGGACTGCCGGAGTTTGAGCGCGTAGGCGGCTACTATATGCTGGGTGAGGAACTTTCGGAACAGGGCTATCATGCGTCTTATGTGTATTGCGACGCGCAAATGATGGAGATTACCAAGGCGCAGATGGAGTTGTTAGAGGGGAGGGTTCCTGAAAAAGCAAATGAAGTTGTCGTAAGCGAATACTTTCTTTCCACCTATGGAAACAATGCCAAAATTGGGGACACTGTGACCTTAGATACAGAGAGTTTTCATGGTGATTATGTCGTTACCGGCATTATGGACAGCGTAAATGAAAAAGAAGCGAATACCTGCGCTATCATTCTTTCCAACGCTGCCCTGACAGAATGGAAAGGGTTTGACCCGACTGGCTATCGCGCCTATGTCCATTTCAAAAACAGCGACCAGTTGGGCGAAGAACTGATGACCTCTTATTGCAGGGAGATTGCGGAGGAATATCAGCTTCCTATGCCCAAAATGAACAGCAAGTATTTTGCCTATGCTTCTAAATCCTTTGATTTTGCACTGATGGCTAGCGTGATTGCCATTGTTCTGATCGGCGGCTATATCGTAATTCAAAGTATTTTCCGTATTTCCATCAATGACAAAATCCAAAGCTACGGGCAGCTTCGGACGATTGGTGCGACACCAAAGCAAATCAAGCGGATTGTAAAGAACGAGGGACGCAAACTCGGCAGTATCGGGATTCTGATTGGCACAGTGCTGGGCGTATGCGGCGGTTCCCTCCTGTTTTCCAAGGGTTTTAACGCTGTTTCCTATGTGGCAACGGTTATTTTAACGCTTATAAGCAGTTGGATCATGGTATCTGTTTCCATCCGTAAGCCGGTGAAAATTGCGGCAGGGATTTCCCCCATTGAAGCCGTCCGTTTTACCCCGGCGCAAAAGGACATCCGCAGCCGGAAAAAGAATATCAAGCTCAATCCTGTTTCAATGGGAATTGCAAATTTTAGGCGTGACCGAAAAAAGACCGTTGCTATTGTAGCCTCATTGAGTTTGGGCGGAATTATCCTGCTTGTGGTATCCTCCATTGTTTTGCTGCGCTCACCAGAGGCGCTTGCAAGACAGTTTTTCCCAGACGGCGACTATAAAATTTATTTGGATTCTGAAATGACAGAAGAAAAGGTTATGGCAGCGGGAAATCCATTGAATGAGGAATTAAAGCAGGAAATCTTATCTATTGATGGCGTTACAGATATAATTCCAAGCAGGCAATCTCTCCATGCAACTTATAAAACAGAGATTCATCAAGCTGGTGGTATGTGCGATATGCTGACCGACCAGAATTATGCGGCAGTTGAAGCGGCTCTGACAGAGGGAACCATGCCAACAGATTCCCGTAGTATTGTAATTGACTATAATGTGCTAAAGCAGAATGAGGATATGGGTGTTGGTTCAACGGTTGAGATTTCTTTGGGAGAAGAACAACCATCCGTTTCTGTTACCATATCGGGGTTATACGCTCCTGCAAAGGTATATTCAGGACATGGCAGGATGCACTTAGATGGGGCAACTCTTTTTGCACCAGAAGCATTGTTCCACGAACTGCACCCGGAAATCACCTCTTTTGACTATTCATGGAGCATTGTAAATGACCCGCAAAAAGCGGACTATGTGGGAGCTGAATTGAAAAATATTGTTGCCAGCCATAGTAATATTGCCTTAGATGAAATCAATACAGTGATTGGATATGAAGAAATGACAAATTCTTTTGCGTTTGGCAGTATGGAGGTACTTTCATGGCTGGTATTTCTCTTTGGCGTTATCAACCTTATCAATACGACACTCTCTAACCAGATAGCCCGAAAGCAGGAAAACAGTATTCTGCGTTCTATCGGCCTAACACAAAAACAGCTATGTAAAATGAACATCTGTGAGGGGCTGTGCTATGCGCTCTTTGCAACATTTGCAACGCTGATCGTTGGGCTTCCGGCTTCCATCTTTGCTTGCAGAAAAATGAGTGTAGGTGCTTTTGCCGGAAATGTAGTGCCTTATCAATTCCCGGTTTTGGAAATGGGGCTGTTCATTCTGGTATTGTTCGGAATGGAGCTGATCTTGTCTGTATGGACAATCCGCAGACAGAAAAAACAATCTCTGATTGAACAAATGCGGGCAATGGAATAA
- a CDS encoding ABC transporter ATP-binding protein: MSVLQTIDLKKYYGTKPNITRALDGVNFSVNDGEFVAVVGTSGSGKSTLLHMMGGLDTPTSGNVIVRDKELSKMNDEQLTIFRRRNIGFIFQNYNLVPILNVYENIVLPVELDGDTVDQKFLDEIVHLLGLEDKLKNMPNNLSGGQQQRVAIARALITKPAIVLADEPTGNLDSKTSAEVLGLIKRTSAEFRQTVVMITHNNDIARLADRIVRIEDGKIVE; the protein is encoded by the coding sequence ATGAGCGTTTTGCAGACGATTGATCTGAAAAAGTATTACGGCACAAAGCCGAATATCACCCGCGCCCTTGACGGCGTGAACTTCTCTGTAAATGACGGCGAATTTGTGGCCGTTGTGGGAACCTCCGGCAGCGGCAAGTCCACCCTGCTTCACATGATGGGCGGGCTGGACACCCCTACTTCTGGCAATGTGATTGTCCGGGACAAAGAACTGTCGAAAATGAACGACGAACAGCTTACCATCTTCCGCCGCCGCAACATCGGCTTTATCTTCCAGAACTATAACCTTGTTCCTATCCTGAATGTGTATGAGAACATCGTCCTGCCGGTGGAACTGGACGGGGACACGGTGGATCAGAAGTTTTTGGATGAAATCGTTCACCTGCTGGGGCTGGAAGATAAGCTGAAAAATATGCCGAACAATCTTTCCGGCGGACAGCAGCAGCGTGTGGCGATTGCCCGCGCCCTGATTACCAAACCGGCTATTGTGCTGGCCGACGAGCCGACCGGCAACCTTGACAGCAAGACCAGCGCCGAGGTTCTGGGGCTTATCAAGCGTACCAGCGCCGAGTTCCGGCAAACTGTTGTGATGATTACCCACAACAACGACATTGCCCGCCTTGCAGATCGGATTGTCCGCATTGAGGACGGCAAGATTGTGGAGTAA
- a CDS encoding ABC transporter permease, which yields MTWPFENDTHKVEKKLATQSLSANKQRNFLAGIIMFIASLLLAFSTILLCNATIDTQIISRVDNTQEILSVILGIAIVLLLTAGIAIKNIMYISILQRTREFAQLRTVGATYRQIKAVIHNERKQLSWKYILGGLLLGFLFNCVLPLKLYLVPSVACTLLSGAFVWFIVFWSFRTPAKLAASLSPMAALRTEEIKSAKIFKKSSRINPNGLAKKYFFSNRKKAFYTLLSLVLSGVLVFVVFSVVSAIDIKELVRQPYYENSSIYLKLNSTAAENATLELMKDSPFTEELKAQIENISGVTEIYPSKKLDCEIVVPGQPENRYELSINSIVGTTSFETQLVEGDMPYSPNTNSTIPIVINRASPYYEKTGLSLSLGDHFSASVNTGMSTKEIDFSVCGFIENKDKGSVFYTTPEYLDFLAEINCDLAWYICTEDMQTKQAVEEIKALVASDNRINTSIFADDLSEYQAYFYNAKIVVTAVIVLICLFAFVNLLNTCITNTVIRRHDYALLEAAGMTKVQIYQTQSAENRIYFFGSLIGSCVVGIPLGFLLCNKIAEIPGLSYISYRFPWPFLLLYFVLVFVVHIVVTVYQRHILAKQSVVERIKAIE from the coding sequence ATGACATGGCCTTTTGAAAATGATACTCACAAAGTGGAGAAAAAATTAGCGACGCAAAGTCTATCCGCAAATAAACAACGAAATTTCCTCGCAGGGATTATCATGTTTATTGCCTCTCTATTGTTAGCATTTTCGACTATCTTACTTTGTAATGCCACAATAGATACACAGATAATCTCTCGTGTCGATAACACACAGGAAATACTTAGTGTAATTTTGGGGATTGCTATTGTTCTGCTACTCACAGCAGGAATCGCTATTAAAAATATCATGTATATTTCCATATTACAGCGCACACGAGAATTTGCACAGTTGAGGACTGTGGGAGCGACCTACCGACAGATCAAAGCAGTCATTCATAACGAGCGAAAACAGTTATCTTGGAAGTATATTTTAGGCGGTTTGCTATTGGGTTTTCTTTTTAATTGTGTATTACCCTTGAAATTATATTTGGTGCCCAGTGTGGCCTGCACATTGCTTTCCGGTGCTTTTGTATGGTTCATTGTTTTTTGGTCATTCCGTACACCGGCAAAACTGGCTGCGTCTTTATCCCCTATGGCGGCATTGAGGACAGAGGAAATAAAATCAGCTAAAATTTTCAAAAAAAGCAGTCGTATCAATCCTAATGGTTTGGCAAAAAAATACTTTTTCAGTAACCGTAAAAAGGCATTTTATACGCTGCTATCCCTTGTGTTGAGCGGAGTCCTTGTATTTGTAGTCTTTTCGGTAGTTTCGGCTATTGATATAAAAGAGCTTGTCCGGCAACCGTATTATGAAAACAGCAGCATTTATCTTAAACTGAACTCAACAGCTGCCGAAAACGCTACTCTTGAACTGATGAAAGATAGTCCTTTTACGGAGGAATTGAAAGCGCAGATTGAAAATATCTCTGGTGTAACAGAAATTTATCCATCCAAAAAATTAGATTGTGAGATCGTCGTTCCCGGTCAACCTGAGAATAGATATGAACTATCCATCAATAGTATTGTCGGCACAACCAGTTTTGAAACCCAACTGGTTGAGGGTGATATGCCTTATTCTCCAAATACAAACAGCACTATTCCGATTGTGATAAATCGTGCCTCTCCTTACTATGAAAAAACAGGTCTTTCCCTGAGTTTGGGAGATCATTTTTCCGCATCAGTAAATACGGGAATGTCTACAAAAGAAATTGATTTTTCAGTATGTGGTTTCATCGAAAATAAGGACAAAGGTAGCGTATTCTATACGACTCCTGAATATCTGGACTTTTTAGCAGAAATAAATTGTGATCTGGCATGGTACATTTGTACTGAAGATATGCAAACGAAACAGGCTGTTGAGGAAATTAAGGCACTGGTGGCTTCGGATAACCGTATAAATACTTCCATATTTGCGGATGATTTATCTGAATATCAGGCGTATTTTTATAACGCCAAAATTGTTGTTACAGCAGTGATAGTGTTGATATGTTTGTTTGCTTTTGTCAATTTGCTTAATACTTGCATTACAAACACCGTTATACGCCGCCATGACTATGCGCTGTTAGAGGCCGCTGGTATGACGAAAGTACAAATTTATCAAACACAGAGTGCAGAAAACAGGATTTATTTTTTTGGTAGTTTAATAGGGAGTTGTGTGGTAGGCATACCGCTGGGGTTCCTTTTATGCAACAAGATCGCAGAAATACCCGGATTATCCTATATTTCCTATCGCTTCCCGTGGCCGTTTCTACTCCTGTATTTCGTGCTTGTTTTTGTGGTTCATATAGTAGTAACAGTGTATCAAAGACACATTTTAGCGAAGCAGTCTGTAGTAGAGCGTATTAAAGCGATTGAGTGA
- a CDS encoding ABC transporter ATP-binding protein: MSVLQTIDLKKYYGTKPNITRALDGVNFSVNDGEFVAVVGTSGSGKSTLLHMMGGLDTPTSGTVIVRDKELSKMNDEQLTIFRRRNIGFIFQNYNLVPILNVYENIVLPVELDGDTVDQKFLDEIVHLLGLEDKLKNMPNNLSGGQQQRVAIARALITKPAIVLADEPTGNLDSKTSAEVLELIKRTSAEFRQTVVMITHNDDIARLADRIVRIEDGKIVE; the protein is encoded by the coding sequence ATGAGCGTTTTGCAGACGATTGATCTGAAAAAGTATTACGGCACAAAGCCGAATATCACCCGCGCCCTTGACGGCGTGAACTTCTCCGTAAATGACGGTGAGTTTGTGGCCGTTGTGGGAACCTCCGGCAGCGGCAAGTCCACCCTGCTTCACATGATGGGCGGGCTGGACACTCCCACCAGCGGAACCGTGATTGTCCGGGACAAAGAGCTGTCGAAAATGAACGACGAACAGCTCACCATCTTCCGCCGCCGCAACATCGGCTTTATCTTCCAGAACTATAACCTTGTTCCGATCCTGAATGTGTATGAGAACATCGTCCTGCCGGTGGAGCTGGACGGGGACACGGTGGATCAGAAGTTTTTGGACGAGATCGTTCATCTGCTGGGGCTGGAAGATAAACTGAAAAACATGCCGAACAATCTTTCCGGCGGACAGCAGCAGCGTGTGGCTATCGCCCGCGCCTTGATTACCAAACCGGCTATTGTGCTGGCCGACGAGCCGACCGGCAACCTTGACAGCAAGACCAGCGCCGAGGTGCTGGAGCTTATCAAGCGCACCAGTGCAGAGTTCCGGCAAACTGTTGTGATGATTACGCACAATGACGACATTGCCCGCCTTGCAGATCGGATTGTCCGCATTGAGGACGGAAAGATTGTGGAGTAA
- a CDS encoding ABC transporter permease — translation MTWPFENDTSAITKKLAQRSFKANKLRNIVAVIAIVLTSMLFTSVTTLCVGAIQSIQTTILQIRGTSPSTGTSVNWIAIIAALFFIMIFVITGYLLIRNIFEISVVQEIKKYGLLRTIGTTEKQIKRIVYKQAFWLSIIGISIGLILGYIVGILMLPWILNFMKGEYHNLSVNLSFKPIIFVVAGIFSAITVWVSIKKPFKIAATISPIEATRYYEKDNYHSANKNRLSFKNRITEMAWRNLRRNSKRTIFIVLSMILCIILLNSAIAIGNSVDVKKYVSSVTSFDFVVASPNTFSNVQGFRFKDDSVSNEIISDIENNIPVLNGSRIYKNTLDDVSVTYDYGSLVTEVLDEYTEDNHLIRSGMVNGRTYPVKLGVDYRPLCNIYGVEKSILPKLNFIEGETDIQQLTSYLESGNYVIEISAINPNESPEFLCPLNQEVTIYKDGLPYKTVSVIARAVVDFSLVESPGKNVGYTDVGGDCPIFYMSNEMFVELYNNPAIMSYVFDVEKEHFLPATEYINSLPTVEYASSETLAQTMNGLKQTIFIIGGLIGFLLGSIGLVNFSNIIITGIINRQREFATLESIGMTKKQINKLTVLEGLFYAFLICVMGLPLSLIVANTILPTFFNQPDL, via the coding sequence ATGACATGGCCTTTTGAAAATGACACCAGCGCCATTACAAAGAAGCTGGCGCAAAGAAGCTTCAAAGCCAACAAATTACGAAATATTGTTGCTGTAATAGCAATCGTTTTAACATCAATGCTTTTTACTTCTGTAACGACTTTATGTGTTGGAGCGATCCAGTCTATACAGACAACTATTTTGCAAATTAGGGGAACCAGCCCGTCCACTGGTACATCTGTAAATTGGATTGCCATAATAGCAGCCCTGTTTTTTATTATGATTTTTGTAATAACGGGCTATTTGCTCATTCGCAATATTTTTGAGATTTCTGTTGTTCAAGAAATAAAGAAATATGGCTTATTAAGAACAATCGGAACAACGGAGAAGCAAATCAAGCGAATTGTTTATAAGCAAGCATTTTGGCTGTCTATAATTGGTATATCTATTGGGTTGATTTTAGGATATATAGTAGGAATACTTATGCTTCCGTGGATTCTTAATTTTATGAAAGGCGAGTATCACAATCTTTCTGTGAACTTGAGTTTTAAACCTATTATTTTTGTCGTTGCCGGGATATTTAGTGCGATTACTGTTTGGGTGAGCATAAAGAAACCATTCAAAATTGCAGCTACGATTTCGCCCATTGAGGCAACCAGATACTATGAAAAAGACAATTATCATAGTGCCAACAAGAATCGTCTTTCGTTTAAGAATAGAATAACAGAAATGGCATGGAGAAATTTAAGAAGAAATTCAAAGCGTACCATATTTATCGTCTTATCCATGATACTCTGCATTATTCTCCTAAACAGTGCAATCGCAATCGGAAATAGTGTTGATGTTAAAAAATATGTATCTTCTGTTACCTCATTTGATTTTGTTGTGGCAAGCCCAAACACATTTTCTAATGTGCAAGGTTTTCGATTTAAAGATGATTCTGTTAGTAATGAAATCATATCTGATATTGAAAATAATATTCCTGTGCTGAACGGAAGTCGAATTTATAAAAACACTTTGGATGATGTCAGTGTTACTTATGATTATGGTAGTTTGGTCACGGAAGTATTAGACGAATACACAGAAGATAATCACCTTATACGAAGTGGTATGGTTAATGGCAGAACTTATCCAGTAAAACTCGGTGTTGATTATCGACCTCTTTGCAATATTTACGGGGTAGAAAAATCAATACTTCCTAAATTGAATTTCATTGAGGGAGAAACAGATATACAGCAACTAACCTCATATTTGGAAAGTGGAAACTATGTTATAGAAATTTCAGCGATCAACCCAAATGAATCTCCTGAATTTCTTTGTCCGCTCAATCAGGAAGTTACCATTTACAAAGATGGATTGCCTTATAAAACGGTTTCGGTAATTGCGCGTGCAGTGGTTGATTTTTCATTGGTAGAATCTCCGGGTAAGAATGTTGGCTACACTGATGTTGGCGGCGATTGTCCTATTTTCTATATGAGTAATGAGATGTTTGTGGAATTGTATAACAATCCAGCCATAATGAGTTATGTGTTTGATGTGGAAAAAGAACACTTTTTGCCAGCGACCGAGTACATCAATTCTTTGCCTACCGTTGAATACGCATCGTCTGAAACATTGGCACAAACTATGAATGGATTAAAACAAACTATTTTTATCATAGGTGGCCTTATTGGGTTTCTATTAGGAAGTATCGGGCTTGTGAATTTTTCCAACATCATTATAACGGGCATTATAAACCGGCAACGGGAATTTGCTACATTAGAGAGCATCGGAATGACGAAAAAACAAATTAACAAATTGACCGTATTGGAGGGATTGTTTTACGCATTTCTGATTTGTGTAATGGGTTTACCTCTCTCTCTTATTGTTGCAAATACAATTCTTCCTACTTTCTTTAATCAACCTGACTTATGA